In Kitasatospora viridis, one DNA window encodes the following:
- a CDS encoding glycoside hydrolase family 5 protein, with protein MTAPRRARVPIPARLVALAAAVATALLGLPAGGAAAAPPAAGSAPTVLTGAQLAASWTGPLSTRGRYIVDANGNRFKLKAGNWSGAQGTWEGSGSTTDPANNQAGQVSNDIPLGLDRASLPQIMADLHGLGLNAVRLPFANALIHDTSTVPDSAVAANPQLKGDTPLQVYDAVVAALTADGFAVILNNHTTSYRFCCGLDGNERWNSGQTTQQWEADWLFMVNRYKANKRVVGADLRNEVRRDTWDDPNWGWDDSHDEYAAFEEAGNQILQADPDMLVIMEGINWYGIPTDITAHGRPMLTPVANLSNTLINSGKLVYSAHFYAYTGPANSGASSGLGVTSDPRYEDFTPDQLAQVVNQEALFVTQSGQHFTAPVWVSEFGAAGRGSTDTKEQAWFDSFTKILEQNDTDFAIWPLIGWLDASGNPQDNWAMLSYDSAGRRLGVEDPGDWRATDWNALIDAPSYTGQVAPVNHWNMLDLDHADQDVSAAMLAQPDWSYGNRKGNCPDSERLTGLGRSDSRGLCTDAGEPARSGAAPVVVTDERYVTEGDWASGYNKLQCPDNTFAVGYSVNGNAMAALLCAPAATALPTGGHDVWFDHGDNRPATGGSTASDWAPGYYKGQCGDGEYVAGVAYTWQWNDGGVPDALLCRPLG; from the coding sequence ATGACAGCGCCTCGTCGCGCCCGCGTACCGATACCCGCCCGACTGGTCGCGCTCGCCGCCGCCGTCGCCACCGCCCTGCTCGGCCTGCCCGCGGGCGGCGCCGCCGCGGCTCCGCCGGCTGCGGGCAGCGCGCCGACCGTGCTCACCGGCGCCCAGCTCGCCGCCTCCTGGACCGGCCCGCTGAGCACCCGGGGGCGCTACATCGTCGACGCGAACGGCAACCGGTTCAAGCTGAAGGCCGGCAACTGGTCGGGCGCGCAGGGCACCTGGGAGGGCAGCGGCTCCACCACCGACCCGGCGAACAACCAGGCCGGCCAGGTCTCCAACGACATCCCGCTGGGCCTCGACCGGGCCTCCCTGCCCCAGATCATGGCGGACCTGCACGGCCTCGGGCTGAACGCGGTCCGGCTGCCGTTCGCCAACGCGCTGATCCACGACACCAGTACGGTGCCGGACTCCGCGGTGGCCGCCAACCCGCAGCTCAAGGGCGACACCCCGCTGCAGGTCTACGACGCGGTGGTGGCCGCGCTGACCGCCGACGGCTTCGCGGTGATCCTCAACAACCACACCACCAGCTACCGGTTCTGCTGCGGACTGGACGGCAACGAGCGCTGGAACAGCGGCCAGACCACCCAGCAGTGGGAGGCCGACTGGCTGTTCATGGTGAACCGCTACAAGGCGAACAAGCGGGTGGTCGGCGCCGACCTGCGCAACGAGGTGCGCCGCGACACCTGGGACGACCCCAACTGGGGCTGGGACGACTCCCATGACGAGTACGCCGCCTTCGAGGAGGCCGGCAACCAGATCCTCCAGGCCGACCCCGACATGCTGGTCATCATGGAGGGGATCAACTGGTACGGCATCCCCACCGACATCACCGCGCACGGGCGGCCGATGCTCACCCCGGTCGCGAACCTCTCCAACACCCTGATCAACTCGGGCAAGTTGGTCTACTCCGCGCACTTCTACGCCTACACCGGCCCCGCCAACAGCGGCGCGAGCAGCGGCCTCGGCGTGACCTCGGACCCGCGCTACGAGGACTTCACGCCCGATCAGCTGGCCCAAGTGGTGAACCAGGAGGCCCTGTTCGTCACCCAGTCCGGCCAGCACTTCACCGCACCGGTGTGGGTGAGCGAGTTCGGCGCCGCCGGGCGCGGCTCCACCGACACCAAGGAGCAGGCCTGGTTCGACAGCTTCACCAAGATCCTCGAACAGAACGACACCGACTTCGCGATCTGGCCGCTGATCGGCTGGCTGGACGCGAGCGGGAACCCGCAGGACAACTGGGCGATGCTCTCCTACGACTCGGCCGGCAGGCGGCTCGGCGTCGAGGACCCCGGTGACTGGCGGGCCACCGACTGGAACGCGCTCATCGATGCGCCCTCGTACACCGGCCAGGTGGCGCCGGTGAACCACTGGAACATGCTCGACCTCGACCACGCCGACCAGGACGTCTCGGCCGCCATGCTGGCCCAGCCCGACTGGAGCTACGGCAACCGCAAGGGCAACTGCCCCGACAGCGAGCGCCTGACCGGCCTCGGCCGCAGCGACAGCCGCGGCCTGTGCACCGACGCGGGCGAGCCGGCCCGCTCCGGCGCCGCGCCCGTGGTGGTGACCGACGAGCGCTACGTCACCGAGGGCGACTGGGCCTCGGGCTACAACAAACTGCAGTGCCCCGACAACACCTTCGCCGTCGGCTACAGCGTCAACGGCAACGCGATGGCGGCCCTGCTCTGCGCGCCCGCCGCGACCGCCCTGCCCACCGGCGGCCACGACGTCTGGTTCGACCACGGCGACAACCGCCCGGCCACCGGCGGCTCCACCGCGAGCGACTGGGCGCCCGGCTACTACAAGGGCCAGTGCGGCGACGGCGAGTACGTCGCCGGGGTCGCCTACACCTGGCAGTGGAACGACGGGGGAGTGCCGGACGCGCTGCTCTGCCGACCGCTCGGCTGA